In Candidatus Eisenbacteria bacterium, the genomic stretch GGCTCGCCGTCAGCGATCCCACCGGTGTCATCGCCACGCCCCTCCCGACACTCGTGGTGCGGGGCCGTGACGACGCGCTCGAAGGCGTCGCCAGGGTCGCGGCCGAGAAGGAGGTGGAGCGGATCGTGGTGGGTCTTCCGCTGCTGATGTCCGGCGCGCGCGGAAGCGCGGCCGAAGCCGCCGAGACCTTCGCCACGTTGCTCGCGGAGCGCACCGGGCTTACCGTCGAGACGTACGACGAGCGCCTGACCTCGGCGCTGTCGCAGCGCCGCATGCAGGAAGCCGGCATGAAGCCGGGTCGGGCCAAGGAACGCGTGGATCAAGGAGCGGCCATGGCGTTGCTCGAGTCGTATCTCATCAGGCACCCGCGGCACTGAGCAGCCATGCCGCGAAAGCGCACGTTCAGGCCCACGCGCTGGGCTCTGCTCCTCCTCCTGGTCGCGCTCGGCGCCGTGGCGTACGACCTCTTCCTGCCGGCCGGTTTCTTCCCGCCGCGCGAGCGCCGCGTGATCCTGGTGCAGCGCGGAGAGACGCTGCGCTCGATCGCCGCCGAGCTGCAGCGGGTCGGACTGCTGCGCGGATCGCTCACCTTCCACGTGCTCGCGCGGCTCATGCAGCTCGACCGGCACGTCAAGGCCGGCCAGTACAGCTTCTACCTCGGCACCACGGTGCCGGAGCTGCTGCGCGCGTTCGCGCGCGGCATGAGCGGGCTCAATCTGCTGTCGATCCCCGAGGGGCTCACCGCCAGCGAGATCACGCTGCTGCTCTCGAACCATCTCGGCGTGCCGACCGCCGAGTTCGACTCGCTCGCCCACGACCGCGCGTTCCTCGACTCGCTGGGGATCAGCGCGCCTTCGATCGAGGGCTACCTGGCTCCGGATTCCTACGAGTTCCTGCCCGGCACGGCGCCCGAGGTGGCG encodes the following:
- the mltG gene encoding endolytic transglycosylase MltG; protein product: MPRKRTFRPTRWALLLLLVALGAVAYDLFLPAGFFPPRERRVILVQRGETLRSIAAELQRVGLLRGSLTFHVLARLMQLDRHVKAGQYSFYLGTTVPELLRAFARGMSGLNLLSIPEGLTASEITLLLSNHLGVPTAEFDSLAHDRAFLDSLGISAPSIEGYLAPDSYEFLPGTAPEVAFRTMASRTRSILLRAAAGRDSLPLGLSLYELLTLASIVEAEAVMDDERPRIARVYLNRLEQGMKLQADPTVGYALGRGPRVRLFYKNLRVDSPFNTYLHAGLPPGPICNPGRASIESVLNPTERSRELYFVARGGGRHLFAETYQQHLANIRLVRSLKAPGDTTAVESGA
- the ruvX gene encoding Holliday junction resolvase RuvX, which codes for MDWGMRRIGLAVSDPTGVIATPLPTLVVRGRDDALEGVARVAAEKEVERIVVGLPLLMSGARGSAAEAAETFATLLAERTGLTVETYDERLTSALSQRRMQEAGMKPGRAKERVDQGAAMALLESYLIRHPRH